One window of the Runella slithyformis DSM 19594 genome contains the following:
- a CDS encoding HD domain-containing protein, translating to MNKRKILNDPVYGFINIPSDFVFDLIEHPYFQRLRRIRQLGLAEFVYPGALHTRFHHALGAMHLMCQALNTLRAKGHLIWEAEWEAAQIAILLHDVGHGPFSHVLERTIFTNVPHEYLSLQIMKELSRQLGGRLDLAIQMFEGSYPRHFFHQLISSQLDMDRMDYLNRDCFFTGVAEGAIGTDRIIKMLDVADDRLVVEFKGILSIENFLNARRLMYWQVYLHKTSICAEVMLIQAIRRARELVMSGEAVFAPPHFLLFLTNTVTLSQFEEDRAYFHAFTQIDDYDIWACIKAWADHFDPVLSSICRRLLERKLYKIQFSNEPFNQNQLLQIRQQLTAQGVPEDLQPYYLVEGQSTNEAYVSSKERILIKMKDGSVCDIADASDLPTIKALSNIVRKYYVCWMKPLTLQS from the coding sequence GTGAACAAACGCAAAATTCTCAACGATCCCGTTTACGGTTTCATTAACATTCCGTCCGACTTTGTTTTTGACCTGATCGAGCACCCTTATTTTCAGCGCCTTCGCCGTATTCGGCAGTTGGGTTTGGCCGAGTTTGTGTATCCCGGGGCCCTGCACACGCGCTTTCATCACGCGCTGGGAGCCATGCACCTGATGTGTCAGGCGCTCAATACGCTTCGTGCCAAAGGCCACCTGATTTGGGAGGCCGAATGGGAAGCCGCCCAAATTGCCATTCTGCTGCATGATGTGGGCCACGGCCCTTTTTCGCACGTGTTGGAACGAACCATTTTTACCAATGTTCCCCACGAATACCTTTCCCTCCAAATCATGAAAGAGCTCAGTCGCCAACTGGGAGGGCGATTGGATCTGGCCATTCAAATGTTTGAAGGAAGTTATCCAAGGCATTTTTTTCATCAGCTCATTTCCAGCCAACTGGATATGGACCGGATGGATTACCTCAACCGTGACTGCTTTTTTACGGGGGTGGCGGAGGGGGCCATCGGGACCGACCGTATCATCAAAATGCTGGATGTCGCGGACGACCGGTTGGTCGTGGAGTTCAAAGGCATTTTAAGTATTGAAAATTTTCTCAATGCCCGGCGGCTGATGTATTGGCAGGTATATTTACACAAAACCTCCATCTGCGCCGAAGTGATGCTTATTCAGGCCATCCGGCGCGCCCGCGAATTGGTCATGAGCGGAGAGGCCGTTTTTGCCCCACCGCATTTTTTATTATTCCTGACCAATACCGTGACTCTCAGCCAATTTGAAGAAGACCGTGCGTATTTCCACGCCTTTACTCAAATTGACGATTATGATATATGGGCCTGCATCAAGGCGTGGGCCGATCATTTTGACCCGGTACTATCTTCCATCTGCCGACGGCTATTGGAGCGAAAATTGTATAAAATTCAGTTTTCCAACGAGCCTTTCAACCAAAATCAACTCCTGCAAATTCGCCAACAGCTCACCGCTCAGGGAGTGCCGGAAGACCTGCAACCCTATTATTTGGTAGAAGGGCAATCGACCAATGAAGCTTATGTTTCGAGCAAAGAGCGCATCCTGATCAAAATGAAAGACGGCAGCGTGTGCGACATTGCCGATGCTTCTGATTTGCCGACCATTAAGGCCCTTAGTAATATTGTCCGAAAGTATTATGTTTGTTGGATGAAACCCCTAACTTTGCAGTCTTAA
- the lpxD gene encoding UDP-3-O-(3-hydroxymyristoyl)glucosamine N-acyltransferase has product MEFTVKQIAGLLGGEIEGNEELIISQLAKIEEGKSGTISFLANLKYEPYLYTTEASAVIVDKHFEARKKVSTTLIRVENSYTAFTQLLQQYEQIIKGTKKGIEQPSHLGEGTTTGENLYLGAFAYVGTNSRIGKNVKIFPQAFIGDNVCIDDNTVIHSGVKIYNNTVIGKNCTFFANAVIGSDGFGFAPQPDGSYKTIPQLGNVIIEDNVSIGAGTTIDCATMGSTIIREGVKLDNLVQVGHNVEIGKHTVIAAQAGIAGSTKIGEKCVIGGQAGFNGHITVPNGTKVGGQAGITRTWEQEGLALNGTPAIEFKDSLRSAAIFRKLPQLEKRLHELEKKLKDDK; this is encoded by the coding sequence ATGGAATTTACCGTCAAGCAGATTGCCGGACTGCTCGGAGGCGAAATAGAAGGAAACGAAGAACTGATAATCAGTCAGTTAGCAAAAATAGAAGAAGGTAAGTCCGGGACTATTTCTTTTTTAGCCAACCTCAAATATGAGCCTTATTTGTACACTACCGAAGCTTCGGCGGTCATTGTGGATAAGCATTTTGAAGCCCGAAAAAAAGTAAGCACCACCCTCATCCGGGTCGAAAACTCATATACCGCTTTTACTCAACTTCTTCAGCAGTACGAGCAAATCATCAAAGGAACGAAGAAAGGGATAGAGCAACCGTCTCATCTCGGAGAAGGAACCACCACGGGTGAGAACCTCTACCTCGGTGCGTTTGCTTATGTTGGCACCAACAGCAGGATCGGTAAAAATGTTAAGATTTTTCCGCAGGCTTTCATCGGCGACAACGTGTGTATCGACGACAATACCGTCATTCATTCGGGAGTGAAAATTTATAATAATACCGTTATTGGCAAGAATTGTACGTTCTTTGCCAACGCAGTCATCGGCAGCGACGGCTTTGGCTTTGCCCCGCAGCCGGACGGTTCGTATAAAACCATTCCTCAACTTGGCAACGTTATCATCGAAGACAACGTAAGTATTGGAGCCGGCACTACCATCGACTGCGCCACCATGGGCTCGACCATTATCCGTGAAGGAGTAAAATTGGACAATCTGGTGCAGGTAGGCCACAACGTAGAGATCGGCAAACACACCGTTATTGCGGCGCAGGCGGGCATCGCCGGCTCCACCAAGATCGGTGAGAAGTGTGTCATCGGCGGGCAAGCGGGTTTCAACGGACACATTACCGTGCCTAATGGCACAAAAGTAGGCGGACAGGCGGGCATTACCCGGACCTGGGAGCAGGAGGGATTAGCCCTCAACGGAACCCCCGCCATTGAATTCAAAGACAGTCTGCGTTCGGCGGCTATCTTCCGGAAGTTGCCACAGCTGGAAAAACGATTACACGAATTGGAAAAGAAACTCAAAGACGATAAATAA
- a CDS encoding bifunctional UDP-3-O-[3-hydroxymyristoyl] N-acetylglucosamine deacetylase/3-hydroxyacyl-ACP dehydratase, whose amino-acid sequence MNIKQQTIEKAVSVSGVGLHTGVTATMTFLPAPVNHGYKFQRIDLEGQPIIDADVDNVVDVSRGTTLEQSGARVYTVEHTLAALVGLQIDNVLIQLDGPEPPIMDGSSIKFVEALRDAGIEEQNASRNYFEISEPVRYIHAEKDIEMVALPLNDYRLTVMVDYNSQVINSQHASLNDLTTFSREIASCRTFCFLHELEALYKANLIKGGDLTNAIVIVDRDIEEGELDYLSQLLNKPKIGVNKKVGILNNIDLHYPNEMARHKLLDVVGDLALVGRPIKAQILAARPGHAANVALAKKIKKLMESAKSHVPHYDPKLPPVMDLKRICELLPHRYPFLMIDKIVYMDENSVAGLKNVTMNEPFFTGHFPNNPVMPGVLQMEAMAQTGAILALSSQPDPENYWPFLAAIENCRFRRNVVPGDTVIFKCEFTAPIKRGIVKMHGAGYVAGQMVCEADMTASLVRKR is encoded by the coding sequence TTGAACATCAAACAACAAACCATCGAAAAAGCCGTATCAGTATCGGGTGTGGGCCTGCACACGGGCGTAACGGCAACCATGACTTTTTTGCCGGCCCCCGTCAACCACGGCTATAAATTCCAACGCATTGACTTGGAAGGACAACCCATTATTGACGCCGACGTAGACAACGTGGTGGATGTATCGCGCGGTACTACGCTGGAGCAAAGCGGCGCCCGGGTCTATACCGTAGAGCACACGCTCGCGGCACTCGTAGGGTTACAGATTGACAACGTACTCATTCAGCTGGATGGCCCTGAGCCACCCATTATGGATGGAAGTTCCATTAAATTTGTAGAAGCGCTCCGCGACGCCGGCATCGAAGAACAAAATGCTTCTCGCAACTACTTCGAAATTTCGGAACCTGTGCGCTACATTCATGCCGAAAAAGACATTGAGATGGTGGCCCTGCCGCTCAACGATTATCGACTGACGGTGATGGTGGACTATAACTCGCAAGTCATTAACAGTCAACACGCTTCGCTCAACGACCTGACCACTTTCTCGCGCGAGATAGCGTCTTGCCGTACGTTCTGCTTTTTGCACGAACTGGAAGCGCTGTATAAGGCTAACCTCATCAAAGGCGGTGATCTGACCAACGCCATCGTAATCGTGGACCGCGATATTGAAGAAGGTGAGTTGGATTATCTTTCCCAATTATTGAATAAACCCAAAATCGGGGTCAATAAGAAGGTGGGCATCCTTAATAATATCGACCTGCATTACCCCAACGAAATGGCGCGCCACAAGTTGTTGGATGTGGTCGGTGATCTGGCCTTGGTAGGCCGTCCCATCAAAGCGCAAATTCTGGCCGCCCGTCCGGGCCACGCCGCCAACGTAGCGCTGGCCAAGAAGATCAAGAAATTGATGGAATCGGCCAAGAGCCATGTGCCTCACTATGACCCCAAACTGCCTCCGGTCATGGATCTGAAGCGCATCTGTGAATTGCTGCCGCACCGTTATCCGTTTTTAATGATCGATAAGATCGTATACATGGATGAAAACAGCGTAGCCGGTCTCAAAAATGTGACGATGAATGAGCCGTTTTTCACCGGACACTTTCCAAACAATCCGGTGATGCCGGGCGTTTTACAAATGGAAGCAATGGCCCAAACCGGCGCGATCCTTGCCCTGAGCAGCCAACCCGATCCCGAAAATTACTGGCCGTTTTTGGCCGCCATTGAAAACTGCCGTTTCCGCCGTAACGTTGTACCCGGCGATACGGTCATTTTCAAATGCGAATTTACGGCACCGATCAAACGCGGCATTGTAAAAATGCACGGTGCCGGATATGTAGCAGGTCAAATGGTCTGCGAAGCTGACATGACGGCGAGTTTAGTTAGAAAAAGATAG
- the lpxA gene encoding acyl-ACP--UDP-N-acetylglucosamine O-acyltransferase — protein sequence MIHPLAYIHPDAKIAPNVEIEPFAIVHKDVEIGEGSWIGSHAVINDGARIGKNCKIYPGAVISSTPQDLKFKGEYTLTYVGDNTIIREYATISRGTEEHWKTEIGSDCLIMAYSHVAHDCRIGNNCIIVNNVQMAGHVHMGDWAIIAGSSSVRQFVKIGAHAMVAGGSLVRKDVPPFTKAAREPLSYAGINSVGLRRRGFSNEQINEIQEVYRYIYLRGFNNTEALEHIELELAPSAERDEIVNFIRNSERGIIKAPTSTSADNGDD from the coding sequence ATGATTCATCCATTAGCATATATACACCCGGACGCTAAAATCGCCCCTAATGTGGAGATTGAGCCCTTTGCCATTGTTCACAAGGACGTCGAAATCGGCGAAGGCAGCTGGATTGGTTCGCACGCGGTCATTAATGACGGCGCCCGAATTGGTAAAAATTGTAAGATCTATCCCGGGGCGGTGATTTCTTCCACCCCTCAGGATTTAAAGTTTAAGGGCGAATATACGCTTACGTACGTCGGCGACAACACCATCATTCGTGAGTACGCCACCATCAGTCGGGGCACGGAAGAGCACTGGAAGACCGAGATCGGCAGCGACTGTCTTATCATGGCCTACTCGCACGTAGCACACGATTGCCGCATCGGCAACAACTGCATCATCGTCAACAACGTACAAATGGCCGGCCACGTCCACATGGGCGACTGGGCCATCATTGCGGGGTCGAGCTCAGTGCGGCAGTTTGTCAAGATCGGTGCCCACGCCATGGTGGCGGGTGGTTCGCTGGTTCGCAAAGATGTACCGCCGTTTACCAAAGCTGCCCGCGAGCCCCTCTCCTACGCGGGCATCAACTCGGTAGGTTTGCGCCGTCGCGGTTTCAGCAACGAGCAGATAAACGAAATTCAGGAGGTATATCGCTACATTTATCTGCGCGGCTTCAACAATACCGAAGCCCTGGAGCACATCGAATTGGAATTGGCCCCTTCCGCCGAGCGCGACGAAATTGTGAATTTTATACGCAATTCCGAACGCGGCATCATCAAAGCCCCCACAAGCACGAGTGCCGACAATGGCGATGATTAG
- a CDS encoding polysaccharide deacetylase family protein, protein MKSLSCLFSFVILLTLTHLSAAQTPSAAPAFWPEGKRVALSLSFDDARLSQVDVGTKLLDEYGVKATFFVLTSSVSKRLDAWKQAIVNGHEIGNHTELHPCSGNFPWAKPNALEGYTLDKMKSELVRANKAIEAQLGITPKVFAYPCGQTFVGRGVTAKSYIPLIAELFSAGRGWLDEGPNDPTFCDMAQLTGMEMDGKEFEQLLPIIENAKKTGHWVVLAGHEVGESGNQTTRVAMLRKLCEYAKNPANGVWIAPIGVVAKYVKNK, encoded by the coding sequence ATGAAAAGCCTATCCTGTCTATTTTCGTTTGTTATCTTACTGACATTAACCCATTTAAGCGCGGCACAAACTCCTTCGGCCGCTCCCGCTTTTTGGCCTGAAGGCAAACGCGTGGCGCTCAGTCTCAGCTTTGACGATGCGCGATTGAGTCAGGTGGATGTGGGAACCAAGCTGTTGGATGAATACGGCGTAAAAGCCACTTTTTTTGTGTTGACGTCGAGCGTGAGCAAACGCCTGGACGCGTGGAAACAGGCCATTGTCAACGGCCACGAGATCGGCAACCACACCGAGCTGCATCCGTGCAGCGGGAATTTTCCGTGGGCCAAACCCAACGCGCTCGAAGGGTATACGCTTGACAAGATGAAAAGCGAGTTAGTCCGCGCCAACAAAGCGATCGAAGCGCAATTGGGCATCACGCCGAAGGTATTTGCGTACCCCTGCGGGCAAACGTTTGTGGGACGCGGCGTAACTGCCAAAAGCTATATTCCGCTCATTGCCGAACTGTTTTCGGCGGGCAGAGGCTGGCTCGACGAAGGCCCCAACGACCCTACGTTTTGCGATATGGCCCAACTGACGGGCATGGAAATGGACGGCAAGGAGTTTGAGCAGCTCCTTCCCATCATCGAAAATGCCAAGAAAACGGGGCATTGGGTTGTATTGGCGGGGCACGAAGTGGGTGAATCGGGCAATCAAACGACCCGCGTTGCGATGTTGCGGAAGCTGTGCGAATACGCCAAAAACCCCGCCAACGGCGTTTGGATCGCTCCTATCGGAGTGGTGGCTAAGTATGTGAAGAATAAATGA
- a CDS encoding PVC-type heme-binding CxxCH protein, translated as MRYVALVCFLTIFSFQQNTPPKLSPEHQKALESLRVMEGFSVEMVAAEPLIADPVAMEVDENGDMYVVEMHGYPLDVSGSGKVKLLKDTDNDGYPDQSIIFADKLTLPTGIMRWKNGFIVTDAPDVLYLEDTDNDGKADIRQKMLSGFALSNPQHNLNTPRFELDNWVYLGHEGAVTPFVFKKEFGDKGTDITFPDQPSAARLAPNANGKAVRFKPDSYELEELSGRTQYGHSMDAWGHHFYTSNANHIYHEVLANTYLKNNTALLVPNATQNISDHGEAAEIYPITETPNHQLLTDVGVITSSCGITWYGGGSFGERFNHVTFIAEPVHNLVHADILRDAGASFTASRLNEKSEFLASKDTWFRPVNFYVGPDGALYVIDYYRQIVEHPEWMSDEITQSGALYNGTDKGRIYRIVPNKGLPMNWLGKLNLSKRSAPELVALLDHENGWYRRTAQRLLLHRQAKEAVPALHALLKKSKFSEAKAHALWLLDGLQAIEKEDLVRALKSETAGVRENGIRVAERHLNAAFGKDLLNALTGLQNDESPKVRFQLLNTLGSVKTAESEKARLTILKRDLNDPWAGLAGIASFAGKENQIFDLAVAEFTDKPTPETSEFIANVASTIAGGENKTVFSEMMQKIMTVTPDTETWKAAALNGIAKRWQYQKGKGTFFLSETEKEKLLAHFSPTTTPELCTASLNVLEISGLPKGKSVDEKITLATAALKNPSSLALQGSKADTYRARAVGFLSMLNSDEMKPLFREMLTPKEPEAVQSAALRALGKMADTQTCRFLLNEMKHFSPALKKEAVSVFLSKPERINVLLKAIETKEVPKSVVSWPQMVRLMNYYDTDVRAYARKVLSVNEDRKAVLQKYMAALELKGSQSKGRAIFEKNCATCHQIEGVKGVNFGPDLSTLRSRNAQSVLTEIINPNNSIADLYDFWTIELKNGNAVAGIIAQENTNNISLREMGGGLSIIQKKDITEMQKAEQSIMPNGLENAISIQEMADLIAFIKKQ; from the coding sequence ATGCGTTACGTTGCGCTTGTCTGTTTTTTGACGATTTTTTCGTTTCAACAAAATACTCCTCCCAAGCTTTCGCCCGAGCATCAAAAAGCGCTCGAATCGCTGCGCGTGATGGAGGGTTTCAGCGTAGAAATGGTCGCGGCCGAGCCGCTCATTGCTGACCCGGTGGCGATGGAAGTGGACGAAAACGGGGATATGTACGTGGTGGAAATGCACGGTTATCCGCTGGATGTGAGCGGTTCGGGGAAGGTAAAACTGCTGAAAGATACCGACAACGACGGCTACCCCGACCAAAGCATCATTTTTGCCGATAAGTTAACCCTGCCGACGGGCATCATGCGTTGGAAGAACGGCTTCATCGTCACGGATGCGCCCGATGTACTTTATCTGGAAGATACCGACAACGACGGCAAGGCCGATATTCGTCAAAAAATGCTTTCGGGATTTGCGCTGTCCAATCCCCAACACAACCTCAATACCCCGCGCTTTGAGTTGGACAACTGGGTCTATCTCGGCCACGAAGGCGCGGTGACGCCCTTTGTGTTTAAAAAGGAATTCGGCGACAAAGGAACCGACATTACCTTTCCCGATCAGCCGTCGGCCGCCCGTTTAGCACCCAATGCCAACGGGAAGGCCGTGCGGTTCAAGCCCGACAGCTACGAACTCGAAGAACTCTCGGGCCGCACGCAGTACGGACACAGCATGGACGCCTGGGGACATCATTTTTACACGAGCAATGCCAACCATATTTACCATGAAGTGTTGGCAAACACTTACCTGAAAAACAACACCGCCTTGCTGGTGCCCAACGCTACGCAAAACATTTCTGACCACGGCGAAGCGGCCGAAATTTACCCCATTACCGAAACGCCTAATCACCAACTGCTCACCGACGTCGGCGTCATTACGTCTTCCTGCGGTATCACGTGGTACGGAGGGGGATCGTTTGGGGAGAGATTCAACCACGTAACGTTCATCGCAGAGCCGGTGCATAACCTCGTCCATGCCGATATTTTGCGTGACGCGGGGGCGAGTTTTACGGCGAGTCGGCTGAATGAAAAATCGGAGTTTCTGGCGTCAAAAGATACGTGGTTTCGGCCCGTCAATTTTTACGTCGGGCCCGACGGGGCGCTGTATGTCATTGATTATTACCGCCAGATCGTAGAGCATCCCGAATGGATGTCGGACGAAATTACGCAATCGGGTGCGTTGTACAACGGCACGGACAAAGGACGTATTTACCGCATTGTTCCCAACAAAGGATTGCCGATGAATTGGTTGGGAAAACTGAATCTCTCTAAAAGATCAGCCCCGGAACTGGTCGCCTTGCTTGATCATGAAAACGGCTGGTACCGTCGCACAGCGCAACGCTTATTGCTGCACCGACAGGCGAAAGAGGCCGTTCCGGCATTGCACGCATTACTGAAAAAAAGTAAATTTTCGGAAGCGAAGGCGCACGCTCTTTGGCTGTTGGACGGCCTACAGGCCATTGAAAAAGAAGACCTTGTCCGGGCGCTTAAAAGCGAAACGGCAGGTGTACGCGAAAACGGCATTCGGGTAGCGGAACGGCACTTGAACGCTGCGTTTGGGAAAGACCTGCTCAACGCGTTGACCGGGCTGCAAAACGACGAAAGCCCCAAAGTACGTTTTCAGTTGCTCAATACGTTAGGATCGGTCAAAACAGCCGAGTCAGAAAAAGCGCGCCTGACGATATTAAAGCGTGATTTGAACGACCCCTGGGCAGGACTGGCGGGCATTGCTTCCTTTGCGGGAAAAGAAAATCAGATTTTTGACTTGGCCGTTGCCGAATTTACCGACAAACCCACCCCCGAAACGAGTGAGTTCATTGCCAATGTAGCTTCCACCATTGCCGGCGGAGAAAACAAAACGGTATTTTCGGAAATGATGCAAAAAATCATGACCGTCACTCCCGACACAGAAACGTGGAAGGCCGCCGCGCTCAACGGCATTGCCAAACGTTGGCAGTATCAGAAAGGAAAAGGAACGTTTTTTTTGTCAGAAACGGAAAAAGAAAAACTGTTGGCTCACTTTTCCCCAACGACCACACCCGAACTTTGCACGGCTTCGTTGAATGTACTTGAAATAAGCGGCTTACCCAAAGGCAAATCAGTGGATGAGAAAATCACACTGGCCACCGCAGCCCTCAAAAACCCTTCCTCACTTGCGTTGCAGGGGAGTAAAGCTGATACGTACCGCGCCCGGGCCGTTGGATTTCTTTCGATGCTGAATTCCGATGAAATGAAGCCTCTTTTTCGGGAAATGTTAACCCCAAAAGAGCCGGAAGCAGTTCAGTCGGCGGCGTTGAGAGCCTTGGGCAAAATGGCCGACACTCAAACCTGTCGGTTTTTGCTGAACGAGATGAAGCACTTTTCTCCCGCATTAAAAAAAGAAGCCGTGAGTGTGTTTCTGTCAAAACCCGAACGCATAAACGTATTACTGAAAGCCATTGAAACGAAGGAAGTACCGAAGTCAGTAGTGAGTTGGCCCCAAATGGTTCGGCTGATGAACTACTACGATACAGATGTTCGGGCGTATGCGCGGAAAGTATTGTCGGTCAATGAAGACCGAAAGGCCGTTTTGCAGAAATATATGGCTGCTTTAGAGCTAAAGGGCAGTCAGTCGAAAGGACGGGCGATATTTGAAAAGAACTGCGCCACCTGTCACCAAATCGAAGGGGTAAAAGGCGTAAATTTCGGTCCCGACCTTTCAACCTTACGGAGCCGAAATGCCCAATCGGTTTTGACTGAGATCATCAATCCCAACAATTCCATCGCCGATCTATACGATTTCTGGACGATCGAACTCAAAAACGGCAACGCCGTGGCGGGCATTATCGCGCAGGAAAACACCAACAACATATCCCTTCGCGAAATGGGCGGCGGCCTCAGCATCATTCAGAAAAAAGACATTACCGAGATGCAGAAAGCCGAGCAGTCCATCATGCCCAACGGCCTCGAAAATGCCATCAGTATTCAGGAAATGGCTGATCTGATCGCGTTTATTAAGAAGCAATAA
- the cysM gene encoding cysteine synthase CysM, with the protein MPTLLDFVGNTPLVELTRMNPNPKVKIYGKLEGHNPGGSVKDRAAYSMIKGAVERNEIQPGMKLIEATSGNTGIALAMIARMYGIEIELTMPKNSTRERVLTMEAFGAKVILTETIESARDYADAKVAEGGYVMLNQFANPDNYLAHYRTTGPEIWRDTEGQITHFVSSMGTTGTIMGTSMYLKEKNPNVQIIGCQPTDGSSIPGIRKWPIEYLPKIFDPSRVDRVMEVSQAEATQRARELARTEGIFSGMSSGGAAHSALQLAQELEEGVIVFIVCDRGDRYLSSELFG; encoded by the coding sequence ATGCCAACTCTCTTAGATTTTGTCGGAAATACTCCTCTGGTGGAACTCACACGCATGAATCCCAATCCAAAAGTAAAAATATACGGTAAACTGGAAGGGCATAACCCCGGCGGCAGCGTGAAAGACCGGGCCGCGTACAGCATGATCAAAGGGGCGGTAGAGCGTAACGAGATCCAACCCGGCATGAAACTGATCGAAGCAACCAGCGGCAATACGGGCATTGCGTTGGCGATGATCGCACGCATGTACGGCATTGAAATTGAACTTACTATGCCCAAAAATTCCACCCGTGAGCGCGTGCTGACCATGGAAGCCTTTGGAGCGAAAGTAATACTGACCGAAACCATCGAATCGGCGCGCGACTATGCCGACGCTAAAGTAGCCGAAGGCGGGTACGTGATGCTGAATCAGTTTGCCAATCCGGATAACTATCTGGCGCATTACCGCACCACCGGACCCGAGATCTGGCGGGATACCGAGGGGCAAATCACGCACTTTGTATCGTCGATGGGAACAACGGGTACCATCATGGGTACGTCTATGTATTTGAAAGAGAAAAACCCCAACGTGCAGATCATTGGCTGTCAACCGACGGACGGCTCGAGCATTCCGGGGATTCGGAAATGGCCCATCGAGTATTTACCCAAGATCTTTGATCCTTCGCGCGTAGATCGAGTGATGGAGGTATCGCAGGCCGAAGCCACGCAACGGGCCCGTGAGTTGGCCCGTACCGAAGGAATATTTTCGGGCATGAGCAGCGGCGGGGCGGCTCACTCGGCCCTTCAGTTGGCGCAGGAGTTGGAAGAGGGTGTCATTGTCTTCATCGTCTGCGACCGAGGCGACCGGTATCTGTCCAGTGAATTGTTTGGATAA
- a CDS encoding lipopolysaccharide biosynthesis protein, whose translation MSVLKKLAGETALYGVSSILGRVIYWFLVPLHTYVFLRPGELSSNTELYSWVALFNVVYTFGMETAFFRFANRSPQHRQEYFNQALTAIALVSIVFSGALIVLAPQISHALDYPGESDNIVYLALIVAIDAVVAIPFARLRLEKKARRFVKIKIINIIINVLLNVFFLLICRDISLGKYLPSLQPWGAFFYRPEIGPGYIFIANLIANACFLFLLRDTFKGFKLTWKGPIFNEMWVYAYPILILGLAGTINQMADRWFLRHLLPAGFYPNLTSEDALGIYGSCYKLSVFMSLAVQSFKYAADPFFFSQAEDKNAPDLLALVMKWFVIVCVVLWVGVSLNVDIIGHYMLSKAYRVGLPVVPILLLANLFLGVYYNLAFWFKLTDKTQFGTLITTVGAVLTVALNILLIPTMGYMGCAWAFLASSVVMCALCYWLGEKYYPVPYQLASALGYIGSAAVLVYLSSWITISNVWVSFAYHLTLCLLYFMGILVVERDSIPLKIRRKMKILG comes from the coding sequence ATGAGTGTTCTGAAAAAATTAGCCGGTGAAACGGCACTTTATGGGGTAAGCAGTATACTGGGCAGGGTCATTTATTGGTTTTTGGTGCCGCTGCATACCTACGTTTTTCTGCGTCCGGGAGAGCTGTCGTCCAATACTGAACTGTACAGTTGGGTGGCTCTCTTCAATGTTGTGTACACTTTCGGCATGGAAACGGCCTTTTTTCGTTTTGCCAATCGCTCCCCTCAGCACCGTCAGGAGTATTTTAACCAAGCCCTTACGGCCATTGCGTTGGTGAGCATCGTTTTTTCGGGGGCCTTAATTGTACTGGCACCGCAAATAAGTCACGCGCTTGATTATCCCGGAGAATCAGACAACATTGTGTATTTGGCACTCATTGTGGCCATCGACGCCGTCGTAGCCATTCCGTTTGCGCGGTTGCGGTTGGAGAAAAAAGCCCGCCGGTTTGTAAAGATCAAAATCATCAATATCATTATCAATGTCTTACTCAACGTGTTCTTTCTGCTGATCTGCCGGGACATTTCGTTGGGAAAATACCTGCCTTCTTTGCAGCCTTGGGGGGCATTCTTTTACCGCCCCGAGATCGGCCCGGGCTATATTTTTATCGCCAATCTGATAGCCAACGCCTGTTTTCTGTTTTTACTGAGGGATACATTCAAAGGGTTCAAACTAACGTGGAAGGGGCCGATTTTCAATGAAATGTGGGTTTATGCCTATCCTATTCTGATTTTGGGATTGGCCGGCACCATCAACCAAATGGCCGACCGCTGGTTTTTACGGCATTTATTGCCCGCAGGCTTTTACCCAAACCTAACCTCCGAAGATGCCCTCGGCATTTACGGCAGTTGTTATAAACTATCGGTTTTTATGTCGTTGGCGGTACAATCCTTTAAATACGCGGCCGACCCGTTCTTTTTCTCGCAGGCTGAAGACAAAAATGCCCCTGACCTGTTGGCTTTGGTGATGAAATGGTTTGTCATTGTGTGCGTGGTGCTGTGGGTGGGCGTTAGCCTGAATGTGGATATTATCGGGCATTATATGTTATCAAAAGCCTACCGGGTCGGTCTGCCCGTGGTGCCTATCCTGTTGTTGGCCAACCTGTTTTTGGGCGTTTATTACAATTTGGCGTTTTGGTTCAAACTCACCGATAAGACCCAATTTGGTACGCTTATTACCACCGTTGGCGCGGTTTTGACCGTGGCACTCAATATCCTGCTGATTCCGACCATGGGCTACATGGGCTGCGCATGGGCTTTTCTGGCTTCGAGCGTGGTCATGTGCGCCTTATGTTATTGGTTGGGCGAAAAATATTATCCCGTTCCTTACCAACTTGCCTCGGCGCTGGGCTACATCGGTAGCGCGGCGGTATTGGTGTATTTGTCGTCATGGATCACAATCTCCAACGTGTGGGTATCATTTGCCTATCATTTGACGTTATGCTTACTCTACTTTATGGGAATTTTGGTCGTAGAGCGTGATTCCATACCTTTGAAGATTCGTCGAAAAATGAAGATTTTAGGATAA